Proteins from one Paraburkholderia phymatum STM815 genomic window:
- a CDS encoding DUF1488 family protein produces MEALDFEPRVLANRRGVAFALAHANSTVQCVITLTTLQTHFWLDPQASDTQVLKTFRDGYGRIRAIAERKMLAHPAAKLELTPDDFARP; encoded by the coding sequence ATGGAAGCCCTCGATTTCGAACCTCGCGTACTCGCCAATCGCCGCGGCGTCGCGTTTGCGCTCGCCCACGCGAATAGCACGGTGCAGTGCGTGATCACGCTCACCACGCTGCAAACTCACTTCTGGCTTGATCCCCAGGCCAGCGACACTCAGGTGCTGAAGACGTTCCGGGATGGGTACGGGCGCATCCGCGCCATTGCCGAACGCAAGATGCTCGCTCATCCCGCTGCGAAGCTCGAACTGACGCCGGACGACTTTGCCCGCCCCTGA
- a CDS encoding type II toxin-antitoxin system RelE/ParE family toxin, whose protein sequence is MIVEWRPKAREDRTRLFDYIAQDNPTAALELDDRIERQTDALPGRPELYKPGRIRGTREMVLTPNYVLVYRIRKQVGVIEIVRIIGARQRYPRGKQGS, encoded by the coding sequence TTGATCGTCGAGTGGCGCCCGAAGGCACGCGAAGATCGCACCAGGCTTTTCGACTATATCGCACAGGACAACCCCACCGCCGCACTTGAGCTGGATGACCGGATAGAACGACAGACCGACGCGTTGCCCGGGCGTCCCGAACTGTACAAGCCCGGACGTATACGCGGCACCCGTGAAATGGTACTCACGCCCAACTATGTGCTCGTCTACCGGATCAGAAAACAGGTCGGCGTGATAGAAATCGTGCGCATCATCGGTGCACGGCAACGCTACCCAAGGGGCAAACAGGGATCCTGA
- a CDS encoding antitoxin PaaA2 family protein → MATETIDQKTLSQLVEAGAVRAAHVVGHGNGWTISAHYGRSERFLAAKRGDVRVFRKLETLVSFLRDMGISHFDVDAAGYDPQTAGRVTRPDRSAALKEAHAARAYDRWFREQVRESLDDPRPNVPHAQVQQEMAEKKAALRRKIARTGAKS, encoded by the coding sequence ATGGCAACCGAAACCATCGACCAGAAAACCCTCTCCCAGCTCGTGGAAGCCGGCGCCGTACGTGCGGCGCATGTCGTCGGCCACGGCAACGGCTGGACGATCTCGGCACACTATGGCCGGTCTGAGCGTTTTCTCGCGGCCAAGCGCGGCGACGTTCGTGTGTTTCGCAAGCTGGAAACGCTCGTGAGCTTCCTGCGCGACATGGGCATCAGTCACTTCGACGTGGACGCGGCCGGCTACGATCCGCAGACGGCCGGGCGCGTCACCCGACCCGACCGGTCCGCCGCGCTGAAGGAGGCACACGCCGCACGCGCATATGACAGGTGGTTCCGTGAGCAGGTGCGAGAGTCGCTCGACGACCCTCGCCCGAACGTGCCGCACGCGCAGGTGCAGCAGGAGATGGCTGAAAAGAAGGCGGCGTTGCGCAGGAAGATCGCGCGAACCGGGGCTAAATCTTGA
- a CDS encoding DUF7673 family protein translates to MRPDQMTATERAALERLLEHARGDTHQSRRVADFLLAWWNAGACGAYDLTTGWAVDEAIAEDLCVVFRLATRANSYPDTLGYGPQFEAVVRSWRPELVKEH, encoded by the coding sequence ATGCGGCCCGATCAGATGACAGCTACCGAGCGCGCGGCGCTCGAACGCCTGCTCGAGCATGCGCGCGGCGACACCCACCAGAGCCGGCGCGTGGCGGATTTCCTGCTGGCCTGGTGGAATGCCGGTGCGTGCGGCGCGTACGATCTTACGACCGGCTGGGCGGTGGACGAGGCGATTGCCGAGGACCTGTGCGTCGTGTTCCGGCTTGCCACCCGCGCGAACAGCTACCCCGATACGCTAGGCTACGGCCCGCAATTCGAGGCCGTCGTGCGGTCCTGGCGTCCCGAACTCGTCAAGGAACACTGA